TGAAATGAATTTTTAAACCCTCCATTTGAAGAGGAATATTTGTTCTCTCTATGGGAATTATCAGACTGCTGTTTGTGATCTTTCGTTTCTTGAAAGTTTTTCAATTCAAATTTTTGTTTCGGTTCAAACGACTTTGGCTTAACTTGTTGATGATCTGTATGGTTGGGTTTTTCTGCAAAATGCTGTTTTTCATTCTGAGTGTGATCTCTTGAATGTTTTTTGCGATCACCGGAATTGTCTTTTTCGTGCTTTGCTTTTTGGCGTTCAAATCTTCTTGCCTTACGTTCTTCATGTTCTCTTTCAAAGAGCTCTTTAAACTGAAGTTCATAGGCAGCACCACAAGGGGGGCGTACGTTCCAATCAATTACTTCTGGAATATGTTCTTTTTTCGTGTATTTCCACAGAATATAAGCTTGTAATAAAGGAAAGTAATTTCCAAAAACTTTCTTAGAAAAAGATGAAATAAGACTCCAAATTTCATGCGTATAAAGCTGGTCTATATTTTCATTGTTTTCGTTTAATAAAGGGAAAAGGCTGTAAGGTTGTTCCGTTTGATTTTGAGCTAAAAATTGAGAGTACTTGGTCATAGCCAAAACAATATTTTTGCTTGAAACAGCTTTTGGAATTGAACTTCCAGAAAATTCTGGGAGTGAGTGGCCAGTAAATTGCTGAATTAAATAATTTAAATCTGCAAATAAGGTTGCCACAGAATGCGAAAACCATGAAATATTCTCTAAATCTACATTTTCATTGCGGTGAAAATTTGGCAAAATATGAAAATGATGAGTGATGATTTCATTTAATAAATTTTTAAAGGTATTGAACTCAGGATTTTTAGGTGCCGTCCAAGATTTGCTCAAAAAAGGGTCAAAACGTAAATGTGAGTTAAATTCTCCGTTATTTTTTAAACGGGCTTCAAATGCCTGATTCACAGCAAAGATAAAGGTATCAGGATTAATAGAAAATTTAGATAGTTCTGTCACTGTAGAATGTCCCATATAAAGTTCAGCTAAAGGCGGTTGTTTGCCTTTTGTTTTGGATAGTATAGCAGTCTTATAAAATTAGGACTACAACCTAAGTGCTTATGGGATAAACCTTAATGAAAGAAAAGTCACTAATGAATTTGGAGAGTCCACAAAAAACAGGCATGTCTAGCAGATTAAAGTATCTTAGGGAAAAATTAAGTCAAATACCGCATAAGCCCGGAGTGTATCTTCATAAAAATGAGTCAGGTGACATTTTATATGTTGGGAAGGCTAAAGATCTTGTCAATCGATTAAAATCTTATTTTTATGGAATTGAAAATCACTCGCCTAAAACTAGAGCTTTAGTAAATAAAATATATGATTTTGAAATTATTATTACTGAAAATGAGTATGAATCTTTATTATTAGAAAATAACTTAATAAAACATAATAAGCCTAATTACAATATACTATTACGCGATGATAAAACATATCCATATATAAAAGTAGATATTCAGGAAGAGTGGCCTAAAGTAACTGTTGTAAGAAAACGGAAAAAAGATGGAAGTATTTATTTTGGTCCTTATACACTTACTGGCCAAGTTATACAATTAATGAATGTTATAAATAGATTTTTTCCCTTAATAAAATGTACACCGACCATTTTTAAAACAGTAACTAGACCTTGTAATTATTATGACATTAAAAAATGTTTAGGACCTTGTAAATTAGCAGTAGATAAAAAAGAATATGCAACACATTTGAATAATGTAATAGCTATTTTAAGTGGAAAATCAAAAGATATTTTAAGTAAAATTAAAAAAGAAATGTTGTTAGCTGCGGAAGCCTTGAACTTTGAAAAAGCCGCTATGCTTAGGGATCAATTAAAAGCTGTTAGTCAATTAACTGAAAATCAGTCTGTAACGTTATCAGAAGAAATTGATATTGATATTTTAGGCTCCTACTGGAGCAGTGATATAGCTGCTTTTTATGTTGCACAAATTAGAACAGGAAAAGTGGTTGGTGGTGATTCATATATTATAAAACATATAGCAGAAGAACCTATAGAAGATGGTAAATTAGACAATATAAAAGAAGAAATGCAAAGAATTTATATGACTTTTATTTGCCAGTACTATACACAAAAAAATGCACCTGATAATGTTCTATTTTCTAAAGCAGAAAATGTAATAAACTCTGAGGATGTTTTAGTCCTTGAGCAATTTTTAAAAGAAAAAAATGATAAAAATGGAAGTAATAAGAGAAGCTCATTTTATTTAAATAAAGCAAACTTTATAAAATCTCTTAAAGCAAAAGATAAAATATTATCCAAAAAGATTGAAAGTTTAGTTATCCATGCAAATAAAAATGCTGAGAGTAAATATAGTGAGCATATCAAAATGGAGGAAGTAAGTAATAATTTATTGACTTCTTTAAAAGAGTTTTTAAATTTAACTTCAATTCCATTAGTTATTGAGTGTTTTGATATTTCAACTTTTCAAGGAACCGAGACAGTAGCTTCACAAGTTGTATTTAAAAATGGAAGACCCAGTAAAAACTCTTATAAAAAATATATTATTAAAAGCGTTATTGGACAGGATGATTTTGCAAGTTTAAGAGAAGTTATACGAAGACGTTTTAAAGATCGAGATAATTTACAAGTACCTAATATTTTATTGATAGATGGTGGAACTCCCCAAATCAGAGAAGTTGGTTGGATGTTAAAATCCTTGGGTTTAGAACAAGTTTATTTTCTTGGATTAGCAAAAGCAAGAAATGAAAAAAATTTTACTTCCTCTACAGTGGCTTCATCAGAAGAAAGAATTGTTATACCAACGAGAGGTGCTAAGGGAGAATTGTTACCAGACGTAGCTCCAGAAACAAGAATTCTCCAACAAGGATCTGGAGAATATAAACTACTTACTCAAATTAGAGATGAGGCGCATCGTTTTGCAATTACGTTTCATCGGCAAAGAAGAGATAAAAATTCATTAAAGTCTATTTTACAAGAAATTAGAGGATTAGGTGCGAAACGAAAGAAAAAATTAGTTGAAATTTATCCAAATTTAAAAGACTTAATTCATTTAGATTTAAAAGAAGTATCTGAAAGAACAAAAATCCCAATGTATATTATCCAGCAAATAGTAGAAAAACTAAAGTCTTAAAATCAAATATAAAAATTTTTTAAATAAAATATATAAAATAAATTATCAATATTTCTAAATATATAGTATTGATATCTAATAAATAATCACTTAATTATAAAAATATAAATTTATTTTAATAATTAAGAAATAAAAATTATAATTATTATGTGTTTATATTATTTCAATTATTTTTTTTGATTTTATAAAATAATTGATTTAATTTATTGTTAGTTTTATTACTGATAGTAATAAATTAAAATTAAATATGGGAAAAATTATGTTTAGTTGCATGATGTGTTCGTCCGTTTTTGTTTCTTTACTTGAATTAATTGAGCATAAAAAAAAATTTAAACATAGTTTAAATAAGCTTGAATTAATTGATAAATTAGGATCATTTGGATTTAGGAAGGTTATTCAACAAAGAATAGTAACAAGCGCAAATTCGTTGGATGGAAGAACTAAAAGTTTTTTACAAGGTACTTCAACAGAGGTTATGCAGATTGGAGGGAAGCATAAAAGTTTTGATGCTGAAAGAGCCTTGGTTTATGCAAAAACTCCAGCAGCGATGAATGATTTTTCAAAAGAAAAGCTTATAAAAGAAGTTTTAAGTAGCTTGGAAACAAAAGATAAGTTAAAAATTAGAGATTTATTTTTTTCATTTCAGAATGAAGTAAATATTAATGACAACATTGATTATTCTAGATACAGAAGAGTATCTATATATGAAACAAGAAGTTTTTTTGACGAATTGCCCTTACAAAATGAAAAAGATCCTTCTTTGTTTAACTATTATTTATTATTAAAAAAATCTGCTCCTCCATTAAATTTAATTGAAAATAATATTGAGAAGTTAAAGATTTTTATAATTAATATTATACATCAATTATTTTACATTCATTATTGTCTTTATGTGGCTAAGATTCAACATGGTGACATGCATATGGGAAATATAAAATTAATCATAGATAATAATGGATTTCCTATAATTAAAGCGTTTGATTTTGGTAAATCAAAAATTATTACTGGGCAAGATTTTGATTTTAAAGATTTAAAATATTTGCTAGATAGAATAGCTGTTAGCGGAAGATTAGAAACATTTAAAAGAAATACAATCAGAAGTGAAGATTCTTCTGAGCAACAAAAACACTATCCACTGCATAAATTTTTAAAATTATTTATCAGTGGTAGTAAATCAAACGATTTGTCCTTATTAAATTCTTTTATTCATGATATTTCTTCTGAATTATTGCACCAACTTCAAGGACGGAAAAATTCTGCTGAACAATTAGAAAATTTTGAGGCGGCATCTAATGAATTTGTTTCAGTGCTATTTTAAAGATCATAATTGTTGATATATTTGCTATAAATTGCTTTGAATTTTTCTTTATTTTTATCTTTTTAAATATTTTTTTCTGATTTAAAGATCTGCTACTTAAGTTACTAATTTTTTCTATTTCTTTTACCTGTTTATTATTTAAGGAATAAATAAGAACTAATGTATCTTCAAATACAACAGATTTGCTACTTAATAAAAATTCTTCTCTAGCCAAATTTTTTAGATTAATATGCGCATTATAAATATTTTTCGCACATATTCTTGAGCTCTTTCCCGTGGGAAAGCATCAGAAATTACTTTATAATCATTTGATAAAGAAAATAAGTATTCTGTATAATCTACAAAAATTCCTTTCAAATTACCATCTTGTTTTATTGAAAATAGGTAAAAATTTTCATAATAAGAAATTTTAATAACAATATTATCGCTTGAATAAGCTTTTAGAAAAAAGAAAGTAGAAATTAAAAAACTACTTTTTTGAGCTTCTAAATTCTTTTGGAGACTGATAATTTTTTAAAGACCAAATACCAATTTTTTTTTCTTTTGCAGCTTTTTCTGCAGTAAGATAAGGCGAAATATCAAATTCCTTTACGGTTTTTCCATGATATACTTCGGCCATACCTGATTCAACCATTTTAAGATTGATATTTTCCTTATTAAAATAAATTTCAGCTAAAGCTCTGCCAAAAGGATCGGTTGCATAATTTTTTAAGGTGACAGTTTTGCCTTTTATGAGTTGATTGATATAGACTTTACTTTCTTCTCCCATAGGTTGAGAGTTTTTGTTTTGCCTATTAGCAACTTCTGGTGCATCTATACCTATCAAACGAATTTTAAGCTTTAAGTTATCCGGACTTTTTAATTGGCAGGTATCTCCATCATGGCAATTAAGTACTGAATATTTAACTTCATTATCTGCAAAACTAGTGTTAAATAGTCCCAAAGAGAATAGTAGTGGTAACGAATATTTAAAGATTGTCATTTGCCCCCCTGCTTTAAATCTAAAATCTGTTTTTTTAAACGAGCAAGGTATTGTAATGCTTTTAGTGTTCTAGTTCCATACCAACTTAGATTCTGGCCATTTACTAGTAAAAACCTTTCCATTCCTAAATTGTGGGTTTGAAAAAATTCTGAAATGTGTCTTACTTTAAATGGATATGGCTCAGAGCTAAATAGAAAAAGATCTGTTTCTTTTAGAAAATCTATACTCATGCTTTCATTGAGTTTTGGGTATCTTTCAGAAAGAAGCTGACTTGTTTTAATTTGGTTATTTAATCCAATTAAAGAAAGTAAATAAGCTATGTAGGACTGATCTCCGGCTACCATCCAAGGATTTCTCCATATAAAATAGATATAATGTAAATTTAATTTTTCTATTTCTTGCAATTTATTAAATTCATTTTCAATAGCTTGAATCCATTGCTTTGCTTTCTTTTCTGAAAGAAAAATTTTTCCAAACTCTTCAATAATTTTAGTACTATCAAAAACTGTTTTGGGGAAAGTTTTTATCACTGTAAAAGAATTTTCTCTAGCGTGCTCATAAAGTGTTTGTATGTCATTCGTAGTATTTTCTTCATCATTTACAATCACATGAGTTGGGTCAAGGGAGAGAAGAAGATCGATATCAGGATTTTTTGTGCCACCAATAATTTTTGCTGTTTTTGATATAAACTTTGGTGAAATACAAAAGTTAGTGCAACCAATTATGTTAGTATGGAGTCCTAAATCACATAAGGTTTCAGTTAGGCTTGGTACAAGAGAAATAATTCTAAAAGGTATGTGCAAAAGCTAATCCTTTTGTTTAGATTTTACTTTTCTTGTACTTGTTTTTTTTCTTTCTTTACTATTTAAGAATCTTTCTAATGAATTTAAGGATGAATAGCCTGCTAAACTAGCTACTTTCTCATTATCCATTCCTTTAGCAAGCCATCTTAAAATAGCATGGTTGCGCAAGCTTTCTGAGTTATAAGGTATCCCTAATATCTCAGTACAAACTTCATAAATAACAAATTTTATTCCATGCCTGTGGAGAAAATTTGTTCTTGTTTTTCTGCTAACGTTTAAGTAACCGAAGAACAATTTGGATTCAAGCGAAGTTGGTAAATTCATTTGTTCTCTTGTTTCTCTTAGCATATTTAATGCTCTAGAAACTTCTAAATTATAAGGTACCAAACGTTCATTATTTCCAGTAACTTTAAGGCATCCAGCAATCGAATCCTCTGTGGTTGGCTCCTCTAATTCTGGCCAAACATCCCCCCATGTTAAATTAGAAGCTTCTGAAGCTTTTAAACCACAATCTCCTAATATTAAAACTAAAGTCCAATCACGAATTGCTTTTTCATCTTTATTTAACGCCAACTGCTTTAAAGTTCTACATAGGCTTAAATATTTTTCATGTGTGACAGTTAGCAAAGCGGGTGCTGGCTGTTTTGGTGATTTAATATCTAGAAAAGGAGAACTTGTGATTATCTTTTCTGATACTAAAAAATGGATAAAAGTTCTTACACTCATTTGAGCTCTACGCATACTGGATTGGGAATGTCTTCCGTTTTCTTTCAAAAAATGAAGCCAGTTTTCTTGTGCAGGGTAGGAATAATTATCTGGGCTTATTTGCTTTTCTATCAAAAATTCACAAAAAAGCGAAAGATCATTTCGGTAAGCACTAATTGTATTTACTGATTTTCCTGATTTTTTTAATTGATTTAAAAATCTAATAAGTAAAGGCGATAGTTTGGAAAATGCAAATGTTTCCGGATAGAAAAAATCCTTATTAATAATTTCAGACACGACAGACTGATGGTTGACAAAATTTCCGTCCATGAAAATCTCCTCAAAATAACCATTTTTATTGAATGAAAGCATCTATGTGGAGAGAGCTTTAAATTCGTTGAAACCAAGCTATTCCTTTTCATTCACTCTCTCAATGAGTATTGTATTAGAAAAAATAGTTCTGTAATTACAATAATTTAAAAAAATTTACAACAAAAAAGATCTATATTTACATATACTTAAGAAATTATAAGATACCCTTTGGCTACATATTTTTTAGATTGGCTGCCAATGGTGTGATTCACTATTTTGTATTATAGGTATAGACCATTTTATTTTTTGGTAATGAAACAAAATTGAAAGATGTATTTATGAATAAAATAAAAATATTAGAAACTGAAGTTGAGAAATTTCAATACAATACAAAAATAAGAGCTAGTGACTTAAATTATGGTAATCATCTTGGGCATGATAATTTAATATCGCTAATTCATGATGCAAGACTAACATACTTCTGTAAAAATAATATTGCAGAAGTTAATCATGAAAATTTATATACTTTTATGATTAAATCATTAACTATTGATTATATAAATCAAGGTTATTTGCACGAAAATTTAGATATTAAAGTTTACGTTGGAGAAATAAGTAAATTTAGTTTTGATTTAAAATATTCAGTTATGCGAGATAATTCTTTAATAGCACTATGCTTAACTACTTTGGTTTGCTACAATAATTCCAAAAGGCGGCTGGATCATCTACCCCCTTCCATTTTGTCCGTTCTTACAAAATAAGATTTTAAGTTTTTCGAGGTTACAATGGACAGGACAAGTAGAGTATATACAAGCCTTAGAAATGAAATTTTAAAAAATGACATCAATAATGTTTTACAAATGTATAAAGCTGATAAATTTTTTAATTATATTGATGCTAATGTAATTAATTTACAAACAACTGAATGTATTAATTTAGATATAGATATGTCAGGTTTAACGAAGCATTATCAATTTTTGAATATCTATGCGATAGATCCTTTTATTAATCAATTTAAATACACTAGAAAACAAACTTTCCATTTCAAAGAAATTGAACTAAGTCAAGTTAAAATGATTAATAGTAATATCCGTGTTGGAGTTGTTCTGAATGAAGAAAGAAGCAAGTATTTTTATGTTCACAATGGAATGTATAGGACTATTCAAATAAATAAAAAATATTGCTTTGTTTGTGTTTACGGTTTAGAAAAAAAAGATTTTATTTTTGATGTTGACTTTGATCCTGCGAATAAACAGGGGCAATGGTTCCGAGCATTTGAGTTTGCTCTTCTTGATGTAGTAAAAAACTATCTAATTGATATTGCTAATAACAGAGGAAATGAAAAATGTCCGATATTAAAAGGTTATTAACACAGTCAGCTGGTTTAAGAGCTTATTCTATTCGAGTTGGAATATTAAATAAAACAAAAAAATATTTTTCCCAAAAATATAACATTCTTTCAAACTCCATTAAAAAATATGAAGAAAGTCCTATTATCAAGTCGAAAGTAACAGGAAAAAGAATATATGAAGCTTTTTTAGCTGAGGGTATTGATGTACCAGAAGCTTGGTTTTTTAATGGTGTCGGTGATTTTTATATAAGTGAAGAAATTTGTTCTAAAATATTTTATGAATTTGATGATCAAGAGTCTAAAGCATGTACAGATATTTTGCTATTCAAATCTAGATATAAAGATTCTGAAATTATTACTATAGAAGATGATATGAATAGCCCTTATTATAACTATGGTGATTATGTTGGATTTATCTGGAGAAAACTTTCACAAATTGATAATTTAAATAAAGTAGTTTGCGCAATTAAATTAAACGAAGGAATATATGTGCGAATTTGCTCTAAAGTTTCTAATAATAAAGTTAGAATTGAGGGGAATAAATTATTAAATAGAGTTGTTATAGCAAATCAAATTGCACCAATTATTTTTCACAGGCCAGCAAAATATTATAGATTATTAAATACTGGGCAATCTTATTTTTAATTATTATTTTGCATTATTTCAAGTAAAATATCATTATTTAAAAATGCTTTATTAGCAATATAGTAACGTTTTTCTTTGTTTATTTCTTTTGTTTCATTTTTAATCAAGGATTTTGTTATCTTAGAGAATAGTTTATTTTTTTCTCCACCTAGAAAAAATGGGGCGATAAATAAGTGAATTAAATCAAAGTTATTTTCTTCAATAAAAGCACTAAGTAAGCGAGGGCCTCCTTCGACTAAAACACTTTGAAATGGTCTGCCAAACTCTTGAATAAAATTAATTTTTTCAATTGAGCTTTGGATGCTTTCTGTTACAGGCATAGTTGTTTGAATTTGGGAAATAATAATTTTTTCATTATCAAAAATAAATTTTAACCAGTCATTATTTGTTTTATTTGCAAATTTAGAAAGAATATTTTCACAAATAAAAAGGATAATTTTTTGTTTACTTTTTAAAGTTTTATCTTTTAATTTTTGTTGTTGCTCTATGGAGCAACTAAGTATTTTACCACCTGGGTCATAAATCATTTTAATAGGATTTCGTTTGAATTGAATATCAAGATCTCTTATATCAAGTGAGGGATAATCATTTAATACAGTGCCAGCTCCAACTAATATGGCATCATATTTCTGGCGCAGCCAATGCGTATATTTTCGGGACATTTCACCAGAGATCCATTTCCAACCATTCAAATCATCAGCCAAGCATCCATCAAGTGTCTGAGCCCATTTTAGAGCAAAGAAGGGCCTTTTTTTCTCCTGCTGAATAAAAAATGGGTAATTAAAAGCTTTTATTTCATTTGCAAAGGTAAAATTTGGGTGGGCAAGACCTTGGCCTGTTAAAATCTTAATTCCCTCTCCACTGACTAAAGGATTAGGGTCTTTGCAACCAATAACTACTTTTTTAATTTTTTTATTTTGGAAAAGATTGACGCAGGGAGGTTGTTTTCCAACATGTGAGCAAGGTTCTAAAGTTACATAAATAGTTGAATCTTCTAGCAAATCGGCAGGAAGTTGTTCAAAAGCAACTCTTTCTGCATGTCGATCACCCCATTTCTCAGTGCAACCATAAGATATTATTTTGTTGTTTTTAACTATTATACATCCAACGGAGGGGTTAGGGTTTGCTATGCAGCTATTTTTCATACCACTTAAGAAGGCTTTGAATAAGTAGTACTCATCACTAAAGGTGGCTATCCCTTCAGGAATCAAATCATTTCCCTTATCTGGATTGACTATTTCCTCAATCCAGCCGCCAAATGAAAATCCTGCTTTTAAGCGAAAAGTCATTTTTAGATTGCCTTCCTATAAATGAAATGGTAGTAAAAGCGGCGAAGCTTATAAGGCTTCTTTAGGAACAATCGGTTTTTAGCACACAAGCATGGGGCTATTACTTGTTGTTTTCCTGTATCAATACTTTACCTAGGGGATATATCCCTTAAAGAAAGGAATTACCATGCAAATTACTACTGAACAACGTGCAGAAATTATATCTAAATATCGTACACACGAATCTGATACAGGTTCTCCAGAAGTACAAATTGCTTTGCTTACAGCTCGTATTAACCAATTAACAGACCATTTTCGTGCCCATTCAAAAGATTTTGCTGGCCGTCGTGGTTTATTATCTTTAGTTAGTCAACGTCGTAGCTTATTAGACTATTTAAAGCGCAAAAATGTTGCCAGTTATCAAAAAATTATTGGCGAATTAAATATCCGTCGTTAATTTTTGAAGCAATAAAAAAACCCTCTTTTTTAACCAAAAGAGGGTTTTTTTTATTCCCTCATTCTATTTTTTTGATACTGAAACTATTGTTCTTGCAAGTTCTCGGCAAGGAATGCTAAAAAAAGCTTGAGCAGTATGGTATTCTAATTTGGAAATATAAATTTTTTAGAATGATTTAAATATTGACTAACTGATAAATGGAATAATATCTGAAAGAGTCCTAAACTTATAGTCACAGAAGTCATATTTAGATGAAAAATAGTTGTCACCTTCTGGTATAGCAATTACTTTCATACGCGCAGCTTTAGCTGATATAGCGCCTGTTACAGTATCTTCAATAACGTAACATTTTTCATAAGTTGTTTTCAATCTTAACATAGTTGAGATATAAGGCTCGGGGTGTGGTTTACCAAATTCACAATTTTCAGCAGATTGAAGTATTTCAAAAAAGGAAAATAAATTAAATTTGTTACATACTGCTTCAATTAAAGATAAAGGAGAGGATGAGCATATAGCTAATGTTATATTTTTTTCTTTTAATTTATTTAATAATTCAAACAGCCCCTCTTTTACAATTGCCTTTTCAGTAATTAATTCTATTACTTTAGCTTCAAGTTTTTTGACTATTTCTTCTTTAGAAACATTATTCCAATTATATTTATTGTACCAAAAATCGATAATATTAACGAGACGAAGACCCTTAGTAAGTTCACAATCTTTAGGGGTTAATAGAAGACCATATGATTTAAATACTTGTAACTCAGCTTCAAGCCATAATGGTTCAGAATCTAGAATTACTCCGTCCATATCAAATATTATTGAATGTTTATTCCTTATTTCGAGCATAATTCAACCTTTTAAACAAATTTAAAAATTTATAGTATAAGCAAATACTAGTCAATCCTCAGAAATCCATTTTAAGTCTGAATAAATAAACTAGTATCAAAATTTCTAAACTTAAGTCTATGAAAGCTATGAATATTGTGTTAATTATTCGCAATAATTAAATTGAATAGGAAAGAACCCGATAAAGAAATGGTTGTTTGCAAATACTCTTTTCAGCAAAGGAGAGAAGTTATGTTTACAAAATTGCGAACCGCTATTTTAGTTTCCCTTTTGGCTGTTGCCTGTAGTAGAGGTGGCGGTGGAGGGGGAGGAGGTGGCTCCTCAAGTGGAGATATTACTGTTTCTCCTCAACAGCAAAAACCATTAGTAGTTGAGAAAACTTACTACTTTTATGTGGTGAATAGAGATAAAAGTACAGTCTCAAAATGTACTATAATTCAGGAAAAAGGTTTATTAAAGGATTGTATAGCGACTGGGGGTAGTTTCTCAGACCCTATTGGTATTACAATTAATGGTGACTATGCATATGTAACCAACAACAAAAAGTGGAGTACTTCAGGTACTATTACTATGTGTCAAATTGAAAAAACAACTGGTGTCTTTAGTAATTGTAAAGAAACACCAGATGGAGTTGTATTCAATAATATAGCAGCTATTACAAATAGAAATGGTTATATTTATGTTACAAATTACAATGGTGGTGTAACTAAGTGTGCTATTAATAGCAAAACTGGTACATTAAGTGGATGTAATTTTAGTCCAACTAGCGTAAAATCAATTGGTATTATTTTAGCAAATAAATACTTTTATTTGACTAATTATGAGAAAAATATTGTTGAAAAATGTGTTATTAATAGTGATGAATCTATTGGTGTTTGTTCATCAACAAACTTCACATTTGTTAAACCAAACGGTATAGCTATTTATAATGGATTAGCTTATGTTGCAGCAGAAGGAGATAGTAAGGTTTATAAATGCGGTATCAAAGCTGATGGTACATTTGAAAATTGTTCTGCTACTGGTGCCGACAATTATTACTCTCCACGTTCAATAAATATTATTAATGGATTTGCTTATGTAACTAGTATTTCTTCTGGTGAAATTACTATTTGTGCAGTAAATGCAAATAATTCTAACTTAGAAGATTGTAAACGTTTTACTGATA
The Pigmentibacter ruber genome window above contains:
- the hxpB gene encoding hexitol phosphatase HxpB yields the protein MLEIRNKHSIIFDMDGVILDSEPLWLEAELQVFKSYGLLLTPKDCELTKGLRLVNIIDFWYNKYNWNNVSKEEIVKKLEAKVIELITEKAIVKEGLFELLNKLKEKNITLAICSSSPLSLIEAVCNKFNLFSFFEILQSAENCEFGKPHPEPYISTMLRLKTTYEKCYVIEDTVTGAISAKAARMKVIAIPEGDNYFSSKYDFCDYKFRTLSDIIPFIS